In a single window of the Equus quagga isolate Etosha38 chromosome 7, UCLA_HA_Equagga_1.0, whole genome shotgun sequence genome:
- the PANK3 gene encoding pantothenate kinase 3, which translates to MKIKDAKKPSFPWFGMDIGGTLVKLAYFEPIDITAEEEQEEVESLKSIRKYLTSNVAYGSTGIRDVHLELKDLTLFGRRGNLHFIRFPTQDLPTFIQMGRDKNFSTLHTVLCATGGGAYKFEKDFRTIGNLHLHKLDELDCLVKGLLYIDSVSFNGQAECYYFANASEPERCQKMPFNLDDPYPLLVVNIGSGVSILAVHSKDNYKRVTGTSLGGGTFLGLCSLLTGCESFEEALEMASKGDSTQADKLVRDIYGGDYERFGLPGWAVASSFGNMIYKEKRESVSKEDLARATLVTITNNIGSIARMCAVNEKINRVVFVGNFLRVNTLSMKLLAYALDYWSKGQLKALFLEHEGYFGAVGALLGLPNFS; encoded by the exons ATGAAGATCAAGGATGCCAAGAAACCCT CCTTCCCGTGGTTTGGCATGGACATTGGGGGAACTCTAGTAAAACTCGCATATTTTGAACCTATTGATATCACAGCAGAGGAGGAACAAGAAGAAGTTGAGAGCTTAAAAAGCATCCGGAAGTATTTGACTTCTAATGTAGCCTATGGATCCACTGGTATTCGGGATGTACACCTAGAACTGAAGGATTTAACACTTTTTGGCCGAAGAGGGAACTTGCACTTTATCAGATTTCCAACCCAGGACCTGCCTACTTTTATCCAAATGGGAAGAGATAAAAACTTCTCAACATTACACACGGTGCTATGTGCTACAGGAGGCGGTGCTTACAAGTTTGAAAAAGATTTTCGCACA attggAAACCTCCACCTGCACAAACTGGATGAACTTGACTGCCTTGTAAAGGGCTTGCTGTATATAGATTCTGTCAGTTTCAATGGACAAGCAGAGTGCTATTATTTTGCTAATGCCTCAGAACCTGAGCGATGCCAAAAGATGCCTTTTAACCTGGATGATCCATATCCACTGCTGGTAGTGAATATTGGTTCAGGAGTCAGTATTTTAGCAGTCCATTCCAAAGACAACTATAAACGAGTAACTGGGACAAG cCTTGGAGGGGGTACCTTTCTGGGTTTATGCAGTTTATTGACTGGCTGTGAAAGTTTTGAAGAGGCTCTTGAAATGGCATCCAAAGGAGACAGCACTCAAGCTGACAAGCTGGTCCGTGATATTTATGGAGGAGATTATGAAAGATTTGGTCTGCCAGGCTGGGCTGTAGCATCTAG TTTTGGAAATATGATTTATAAGGAGAAGCGAGAATCGGTTAGTAAAGAAGATCTAGCAAGAGCTACTTTAGTTACTATCACCAATAACATTGGTTCTATCGCACGAATGTGTGCTGTTAATGag aaaataaacagagtTGTCTTTGTTGGCAACTTTTTACGTGTCAATACCCTCTCAATGAAACTTTTGGCATATGCACTGGATTATTGGTCAAAAGGTCAACTGAAAGCATTGTTTCTAGAGCATGAG GGCTACTTTGGAGCAGTTGGTGCACTTCTTGGGCTGCCAAATTTCAGCTAA